From one Lycium barbarum isolate Lr01 chromosome 6, ASM1917538v2, whole genome shotgun sequence genomic stretch:
- the LOC132599872 gene encoding uncharacterized protein LOC132599872, with translation MGREKRSCQGKQHFSHPHILKLIMNPALAETLTCNACKQPNITTKPNFYGCNSCQRFLHENCLNASRFLDHSSHPSHHLTLLPVPTYSNCSYTCKACGSAGNGFSFSCAPCEFDIHLQCALLPQTVVLPQHPHELELIFESPFDDEPDESTIFVCDICHDNADLNYWLYYCADCDFGTHLECAISKSVSQQERKLLVNKPRPNPVVLMKKEGEPIKIQEINYEDVDEKEEAEEEEEEEEVEDKEEEEEEDEDEDEDEEEEELKIPRSILIDKHPHELELLFGSPYEDKDITFACDICNIIMDRAESLYYCADCDFGSHLQCACPDSYDAFPTSQQSTHNLNPNPYPTYPNQNPKYPILNPNPTVEMINSVNDAHEQLIAAQIESQIAARGRQAMLDSIDGPSGRYYYC, from the coding sequence ATGGGAAGAGAGAAACGGTCATGTCAAGGTAAACAACACTTCAGCCACCCCCACATCTTGAAACTAATTATGAATCCAGCACTAGCTGAAACTCTCACTTGCAATGCTTGTAAGCAACCAAACATTACTACTAAGCCTAACTTCTATGGCTGCAATAGTTGCCAACGTTTTCTTCACGAAAACTGCCTCAACGCTTCACGTTTTCTCGATCATTCTTCTCATCCTTCCCATCACTTGACCCTTCTCCCAGTCCCGACGTACTCAAATTGTTCCTATACTTGCAAAGCTTGTGGCTCTGCTGGAAATGGCTTTAGCTTTAGCTGTGCCCCTTGCGAATTCGATATCCACTTGCAATGTGCTCTTTTGCCACAAACTGTTGTGCTTCCCCAGCACCCTCATGAACTTGAGCTCATATTTGAATCCCCTTTTGATGATGAGCCCGATGAAAGCACCATTTTTGTCTGTGATATCTGTCATGATAACGCAGATCTTAATTACTGGTTGTATTATTGTGCTGACTGTGATTTTGGTACACATCTTGAATGTGCCATTTCCAAATCTGTTAGCCAACAAGAACGGAAACTGCTAGTCAACAAGCCAAGACCAAATCCAGTAGTACTCATGAAAAAAGAGGGAGAACCAATCAAGATACAAGAAATCAATTATGAGGACGTGGACGAGAAAGAGGAAgcggaagaagaagaggaggaagaggaaGTAGAAGacaaagaggaagaagaagaggaagacgaAGACGAAGACGAggatgaagaggaagaggaaCTCAAAATTCCAAGGTCAATACTTATTGACAAACACCCACATGAGTTGGAGCTCCTCTTTGGTTCTCCTTACGAAGATAAGGATATCACATTTGCTTGTGATATCTGCAATATAATAATGGACAGGGCAGAATCGTTGTACTATTGCGCTGATTGTGATTTCGGGTCGCACTTGCAGTGTGCATGTCCTGACTCTTATGATGCTTTCCCAACATCACAGCAGAGTACTCATAATCTAAATCCaaatccatatccaacatatccAAATCAAAATCCAAAATATCCAATTCTAAATCCAAATCCAACAGTGGAGATGATAAATTCAGTTAATGATGCTCATGAGCAACTTATAGCAGCTCAAATTGAATCTCAGATTGCGGCACGAGGAAGGCAGGCTATGCTAGACTCAATCGACGGGCCATCAGGAAGATATTATTACTGCTAA
- the LOC132644260 gene encoding protein VACUOLELESS GAMETOPHYTES-like translates to MKHFSHPHGLELSKIQETNEKICSGCENKLCGTANYKCTKSNCEFSLHKSCFKLPRKVQHNSRPNHPVTLYPTLPERRLYFGCNACGEEPKFFVYEWLECNFSLHAKWATSWVESVTREDHQHSLALQYQWPFPIDDSVYIFCKVCDGLCNDSKWLYYCAECKLGTHLKCVTVKMENSSSLKNEEKEDEEEEQLNNEERLMMATIRAQGHQARLNFQAQMAYQNAQFFNNMWRSSHRYY, encoded by the exons atgaaACATTTCAGCCACCCTCATGGCTTAGAACTCTCTAAAATTCAAGAAACAAATGAGAAAATCTGCTCAGGCTGTGAGAATAAACTTTGTGGCACTGCTAATTACAAATGCACGAAATCCAATTGTGAATTCAGCCTTCACAAATCATGCTTCAAATTACCAAGAAAAGTACAACACAATTCCCGTCCTAATCACCCTGTCACTTTGTATCCTACTTTACCCGAACGACGACTCTATTTTGGTTGCAATGCTTGCGGTGAAGAACCAAAATTCTTTGTCTATGAATGGCTGGAATGCAACTTTAGTCTCCATGCTAAATGGGCTACCTCTTGGGTTGAAAGTGTGACTCGTGAGGATCATCAACACTCTCTTGCACTCCAGTATCAATGGCCATTTCCTATTGACGATTCTGTGTATATCTTTTGCAAGGTGTGCGATGGACTTTGCAATGATAGCAAATGGCTTTATTATTGTGCCGAGTGTAAACTTGGCACGCACTTGAAATGTGTGACGGTTAAAATGGAAAATAGTTCGAGCCTTAAGAACGAAGAAAAAGAAGACGAAGAAGAGGAACAGCTGAATAATGAGGAAAGATTGATGATGGCGACgattaggg CTCAAGGACATCAGGCAAGGCTTAATTTTCAAGCTCAAATGGCCTATCAGAACGCCCAATTCTTTAACAATATGTGGCGTAGTTCTCATCGTTATTATTAA
- the LOC132599873 gene encoding protein VACUOLELESS GAMETOPHYTES-like — translation MGRKKRPDTTSSQSTRTSPQETQAHFSHPHILKLVNPSESETLTCNACEQQNTNNKPFYGCNACQYFLHENCLNAPCFLDHSSHPSHPLTLHPMPTYPTRSYLCNACGSVGNAFSFSCARCQFDIHVQCASCPSSILVDKHEHQLELIFGSPYQDKDIEYFCDICDAVMNKDNWLYYCADCDFGAHLQCASPELVVYLGSQPINQNPNPIPNANSTLEMINSVNEANQQVFEAQVATRMMAQLGQDMLESVRPTRRYYHY, via the coding sequence ATGGGAAGAAAGAAACGGCCAGATACGACATCGTCCCAAAGTACGAGGACATCGCCTCAAGAAACTCAAGCACACTTCAGCCACCCCCACATCTTGAAACTTGTCAATCCATCTGAAAGTGAAACTCTCACATGCAATGCTTGTGAACAACAAAACACTAATAACAAACCTTTCTATGGCTGCAACGCCTGCCAATATTTCCTCCACGAAAACTGCCTCAACGCTCCGTGTTTTCTCGATCACTCATCTCATCCTTCACACCCTTTAACCCTTCACCCGATGCCAACTTACCCGACTCGTTCCTATCTTTGCAACGCTTGTGGATCTGTTGGCAACGCATTCAGCTTTAGCTGTGCCCGTTGCCAGTTCGATATCCACGTGCAATGTGCGTCTTGTCCGAGCTCAATACTCGTTGACAAACACGAACATCAATTAGAGCTCATATTCGGTTCTCCTTACCAAGATAAGGACATCGAATATTTTTGTGATATCTGCGATGCAGTAATGAACAAGGACAATTGGTTGTACTATTGTGCTGATTGTGATTTCGGGGCGCACTTGCAGTGTGCTAGCCCTGAACTTGTTGTTTACCTAGGAAGCCAACCAATTAATCAAAATCCAAATCCAATTCCAAATGCAAATTCAACACTAGAGATGATAAATTCAGTTAATGAAGCTAATCAGCAGGTTTTTGAAGCTCAAGTTGCTACTCGGATGATGGCACAATTAGGACAAGATATGCTGGAGTCGGTCAGGCCAACACGAAGATATTATCACTACTGA